One Sebastes umbrosus isolate fSebUmb1 chromosome 6, fSebUmb1.pri, whole genome shotgun sequence DNA window includes the following coding sequences:
- the pan2 gene encoding PAN2-PAN3 deadenylation complex catalytic subunit PAN2 isoform X2: MRVVLRKCFAVTRVVVAVQHGGTREAQQQVDLAVLMMNFDGLDAGMGEYPPSLHGTLDAGMEPSMDPHLNPSLLQAVELDPEGLAGTGPEPVHLMEGMFSELHSAVSEVGIPVTATHFDLQEEMLWMGNHRGHVTSFFGPTMGRHSSFQAHASDDIRHIQSLETGVLFLSKCNLKCHTRGGLVMFDYPMDEGADMHSLLMTDNNTLLMGGLQNYAVELDLNTVQETQKFTVEVPGVAIMRQTGRFFFCGHTSGRITLRDLRSFKTEHEFDAFSGSLSDFDVHGNLLAACGFSSRGLNGLACDRFLMVYDLRMMRAVTPLQVHVDPLFLRFIPTYTSRLAIIAQTGQCQFCEPTGLANMADIFHVNTVGQLLMSFEVSSSKQALAFGDSGGCVHLWSDAPEVSFNDYSRETEFALPCLVDSLPQLDWNHDLLPLSLIPTPLTSTEHLLSDWSAATATPSPRRAPPVDPEILRTMKTVGFIGYAANPRTRPRNQVPYKIKDVELDYDNYNQVPESPIGRDEEPHLYMVPKKYRKVTIKYSKLGLEDFDFKHYNRTLFAGLEPHIPNAYCNCMIQVLYFLEPIRCLVQNHLCQKEFCLACELGFLFHMLDLSRGDPCQASNFLRAFRTIPEASALGLILADSDEQTGKARLGRLIQSWNRFILTQLHQETQEQEGPQAYRGASSSSLGSSGESAIGKLFGCEVENSSLCRCGKETVRSSLTLLFTMHYPEQNSQEKTIKEYDFAEILKKSICLEQSTQAWCENCEKYQPTVQTRNIRCLPDVLVINCEVNSAKEAEFWKVQAEYAFNKAMQKEAMEPAKPKEPPPPMPTEWCLDGEDGCSMEGFTFDTRAEDLRHVWIPMALKMSISKSQGLEIGSWPEGEELSAAEEEEGASVYDLVVTVPHVLDARTGGNLVAHIKVGETYHQRKEGVTHQQWYLFNDFLIEPIDKTEAAQFDVSWKVPGILYYAKRNYHTKYDLRIKNPIDASVLLTEASLARKQRKSHATFIPLMVSEMPQAGDLVGLDAEFVTLNQEEAELRSDGTKSTIKPSQMSVARITCVRGQGTNEGVPFIDDYISTQEQVVDYLTQYSGIKPGDLDAKISSKHLTTLKSTYLKLRFLIDTGVRFVGHGLQKDFRVINLLVLKDQVIDTVYLFHLPRKRMISLRFLAWYFLDLSIQGETHDSIEDARTALQLYRKYLELSRGGGNDEVRKVLKGLYEKGRQLDWKVPESDAGDGQGAAVFPSVMGL, from the exons ATGCGTGTTGTGCTCCGGAAGTGTTTCGCTGTGACGCGTGTTGTTGTTGCGGTGCAGCATGGTGGAACCAGAGAAGCACAACAACAG GTGGACCTAGCTGTACTCATGATGAACTTTGACGGTCTCGACGCCGGGATGGGTGAGTACCCGCCCAGCCTTCACGGGACTCTGGACGCGGGTATGGAGCCCTCCATGGACCCCCACCTGAACCCCAGTTTACTGCAGGCTGTGGAGCTGGACCCGGAGGGGCTGGCCGGGACGGGCCCCGAGCCTGTGCACCTCATGGAGGGGATGTTTTCAGAGCTACACAGTGCAGTGTCAGAAGTTGGCATCCCGGTCACTGCAACACATTTTGATCTTCAGGAGGAAATGCTCTGGATGGGAAACCACAGA GGTCACGTAACCTCGTTCTTCGGACCTACAATGGGCCGCCATTCTTCTTTCCAAGCACATGCATCAGATGACATCCGACACATTCAGAGTTTGGAAACAGGCGTCCTGTTCCTTTCCAAGTGTAACCTCAAATGCCACACTCGCGGGGGCCTTGTTATGTTTGATTACCC GATGGACGAAGGAGCTGATATGCACAGTCTCCTCATGACCGACAACAACACCTTGCTCATGGGTGGATTACAAAACTATGCAGTTGAACTTGACTTGAATACAGTTCAAGAAACTCAAAAG TTCACTGTTGAGGTACCTGGAGTAGCAATAATGCGCCAAACCGGTCGTTTCTTCTTCTGCGGACACACTTCTGGCAGG ATAACCCTTCGGGACTTGCGTAGCTTCAAGACGGAGCACGAGTTCGACGCGTTCTCTGGCAGCCTCTCAGACTTCGACGTTCACGGAAACCTTCTGGCTGCGTGCGGGTTCTCCAGCCGAGGATTGAACGGGTTGGCGTGTGACCGATTCCTCATGGTGTACGACCTCCGTATGATGCGAGCCGTAACGCCACTTCAGGTGCACGTGGACCCTCTCTTCTTGCGCTTCATTCCGACCTACACGTCACGCCTGGCGATCATCGCACAGACAG GTCAATGCCAGTTCTGCGAGCCCACCGGTCTCGCCAACATGGCGGACATTTTTCACGTCAACACGGTGGGCCAGCTGCTCATGAGTTTTGAGGTATCGTCCAGCAAACAAGCCTTGGCCTTCGGGGACTCCGGGGGATGCGTGCACCTGTGGTCCGACGCTCCTGAGGTTTCATTTAATGACTACTCCCGGGAGACGGAGTTTGCTCTGCCATGCCTCGTGGACTCGCTGCCTCAGCTGGACTGGAACCACGACCTGCTGCCCCTCTCGCTTATCCCCACGCCGCTGACCAGCACGGAGCATCTGCTGTCGGACTGGTCCGCTGCAACGGCTACACCCAGCCCCAG ACGAGCTCCTCCTGTGGACCCAGAGATCCTGCGCACCATGAAAACCGTCGGCTTCATCGGTTACGCAGCAAATCCTCGTACCCGCCCTCGGAACCAG GTTCCTTACAAAATTAAAGACGTGGAACTGGATTATGATAACTACAACCAGGTCCCTGAATCACCGATCGGACGTGATGAAGAGCCACACCTCTACATGGTGCCCAAAAAGTACAGAAAG GTCACAATTAAATACTCTAAACTTGGACTGGAGGACTTTGACTTCAAACATTACAACAGAACCTTGTTTGCTGGTCTGGAGCCTCACATCCCCAACGCCTACTGCAACTGCATGATCCAG GTGTTGTATTTCCTGGAGCCAATCCGGTGTCTAGTGCAGAACCATTTGTGCCAGAAGGAGTTCTGCTTGGCCTGTGAGCTCGGATTCCTCTTCCACATGTTGGATTTGTCCCGAGGAGATCCATGTCAG GCTAGTAACTTCCTCCGAGCGTTTCGTACCATCCCCGAAGCCTCGGCGCTAGGTCTGATCCTCGCAGACTCAGACGAGCAAACGGGGAAGGCCAGACTCGGCCGCTTAATCCAGAGCTGGAACCGCTTCATCCTCACACAGCTCCACCAGGAGACGCAGGAGCAGGAGGGCCCGCAGGCCTACAGGGGAGCCAGCAGCAG TTCTCTGGGTTCCTCTGGTGAGTCCGCCATCGGAAAACTGTTTGGATGTGAAGTTGAGAACAGCAGTCTGTGTCGCTGTGGCAAGGAGACGGTCCGCTCCTCCCTCACGCTGCTCTTCACCATGCATTACCCCGAACAGAACTCTCAAG AGAAAACAATAAAGGAATACGACTTTGCTGAGATCTTGAAGAAGAGCATCTGTCTGGAGCAGAGCACTCAGGCGTGGTGTGAAAACTGTGAGAAGTATCAACCCACA GTGCAGACACGCAACATTCGATGTCTTCCAGATGTTCTGGTCATCAACTGTGAGGTGAACAGTGCTAAAGAGGCTGAATTCTGGAAGGTCCAGGCAGAG TACGCCTTCAATAAGGCCATGCAGAAAGAGGCGATGGAACCTGCAAAACCTAAAGAGCCCCCCCCGCCCATGCCCACCGAGTGGTGCTTGGA CGGGGAGGACGGATGCAGCATGGAGGGCTTCACCTTTGACACGCGGGCGGAGGATCTGCGACACGTCTGGATCCCGATGGCTCTCAAGATGTCCATCAGCAAAAGTCAGGGACTGGAGATCGGCAGCTGGCctgaaggagaggag TTAAGTGctgccgaggaggaggagggcgccTCCGTCTACGACTTGGTGGTCACGGTGCCTCACGTCCTGGACGCTCGTACGGGTGGCAACTTGGTCGCACACATCAAAGTGGGAGAGACGTACCATCAAAGAAAAGAG GGAGTCACACATCAGCAGTGGTACCTCTTCAATGACTTCTTAATTGAGCCAATTGACAAG ACTGAAGCTGCTCAGTTTGATGTGAGCTGGAAAGTGCCAGGCATTCTGTATTACGCCAAGAGGAACTACCACACCAAATACGACCTCCGCA TTAAGAACCCCATAGACGCCAGCGTGCTGCTGACGGAGGCCTCGCTGGCTCGGAAGCAGAGGAAGAGTCACGCCACTTTCATCCCCCTCATGGTCAGCGAGATGCCGCAGGCCGGCGACTTGGTGGGGCTGGACGCCGAGTTTGTCACGCTCAACCAG GAAGAGGCAGAGCTTCGCAGTGACGGCACCAAGTCGACCATCAAGCCCAGTCAGATGTCTGTGGCCAGGATCACCTGTGTGAGGGGTCAGGGGACCAATGAGGGGGTGCCCTTCATCGACGACTACATCTCCACTCAGGAGCAG GTGGTCGACTATTTGACACAATATTCTGGCATCAAACCGGGAGACCTGGATGCAAAGATTTCTTCAAAGCATTTGACCACGCTGAAGTCCACTTACTTAAAGCTGCGCTTCCTCATCGACACGGGAGTTCGCTTCGTCGGTCACGGCCTGCAGAAGGACTTTCGGGTTATTAATCTACTG GTTCTGAAAGACCAAGTCATCGACACCGTCTACCTGTTCCATTTACCCCGCAAGAGGATGATTTCGCTGAGATTTCTCGCCTGGTACTTTCTAG ACCTCAGCATCCAGGGGGAAACCCACGACAGCATAGAGGACGCACGCACCGCTCTGCAGCTGTACAGGAAGTACCTGGAGCTGAGTCGTGGAGGGGGGAACGACGAAGTGAGGAAGGTCCTGAAGGGACTCTACGAAAAAGGCCGCCAGCTGGACTGGAAAGTCCCGGAGTCGGACGCAGGAGATGGTCAAG GTGCTGCTGTGTTTCCCTCTGTGATGGGGCTGTGA
- the pan2 gene encoding PAN2-PAN3 deadenylation complex catalytic subunit PAN2 isoform X1, with product MRVVLRKCFAVTRVVVAVQHGGTREAQQQVDLAVLMMNFDGLDAGMGEYPPSLHGTLDAGMEPSMDPHLNPSLLQAVELDPEGLAGTGPEPVHLMEGMFSELHSAVSEVGIPVTATHFDLQEEMLWMGNHRGHVTSFFGPTMGRHSSFQAHASDDIRHIQSLETGVLFLSKCNLKCHTRGGLVMFDYPMDEGADMHSLLMTDNNTLLMGGLQNYAVELDLNTVQETQKFTVEVPGVAIMRQTGRFFFCGHTSGRITLRDLRSFKTEHEFDAFSGSLSDFDVHGNLLAACGFSSRGLNGLACDRFLMVYDLRMMRAVTPLQVHVDPLFLRFIPTYTSRLAIIAQTGQCQFCEPTGLANMADIFHVNTVGQLLMSFEVSSSKQALAFGDSGGCVHLWSDAPEVSFNDYSRETEFALPCLVDSLPQLDWNHDLLPLSLIPTPLTSTEHLLSDWSAATATPSPRRAPPVDPEILRTMKTVGFIGYAANPRTRPRNQVPYKIKDVELDYDNYNQVPESPIGRDEEPHLYMVPKKYRKVTIKYSKLGLEDFDFKHYNRTLFAGLEPHIPNAYCNCMIQVLYFLEPIRCLVQNHLCQKEFCLACELGFLFHMLDLSRGDPCQASNFLRAFRTIPEASALGLILADSDEQTGKARLGRLIQSWNRFILTQLHQETQEQEGPQAYRGASSSSLGSSGESAIGKLFGCEVENSSLCRCGKETVRSSLTLLFTMHYPEQNSQEKTIKEYDFAEILKKSICLEQSTQAWCENCEKYQPTVQTRNIRCLPDVLVINCEVNSAKEAEFWKVQAEYAFNKAMQKEAMEPAKPKEPPPPMPTEWCLDGEDGCSMEGFTFDTRAEDLRHVWIPMALKMSISKSQGLEIGSWPEGEELSAAEEEEGASVYDLVVTVPHVLDARTGGNLVAHIKVGETYHQRKEGVTHQQWYLFNDFLIEPIDKTEAAQFDVSWKVPGILYYAKRNYHTKYDLRIKNPIDASVLLTEASLARKQRKSHATFIPLMVSEMPQAGDLVGLDAEFVTLNQEEAELRSDGTKSTIKPSQMSVARITCVRGQGTNEGVPFIDDYISTQEQVVDYLTQYSGIKPGDLDAKISSKHLTTLKSTYLKLRFLIDTGVRFVGHGLQKDFRVINLLVLKDQVIDTVYLFHLPRKRMISLRFLAWYFLDLSIQGETHDSIEDARTALQLYRKYLELSRGGGNDEVRKVLKGLYEKGRQLDWKVPESDAGDGQGSPKSAAVFPSVMGL from the exons ATGCGTGTTGTGCTCCGGAAGTGTTTCGCTGTGACGCGTGTTGTTGTTGCGGTGCAGCATGGTGGAACCAGAGAAGCACAACAACAG GTGGACCTAGCTGTACTCATGATGAACTTTGACGGTCTCGACGCCGGGATGGGTGAGTACCCGCCCAGCCTTCACGGGACTCTGGACGCGGGTATGGAGCCCTCCATGGACCCCCACCTGAACCCCAGTTTACTGCAGGCTGTGGAGCTGGACCCGGAGGGGCTGGCCGGGACGGGCCCCGAGCCTGTGCACCTCATGGAGGGGATGTTTTCAGAGCTACACAGTGCAGTGTCAGAAGTTGGCATCCCGGTCACTGCAACACATTTTGATCTTCAGGAGGAAATGCTCTGGATGGGAAACCACAGA GGTCACGTAACCTCGTTCTTCGGACCTACAATGGGCCGCCATTCTTCTTTCCAAGCACATGCATCAGATGACATCCGACACATTCAGAGTTTGGAAACAGGCGTCCTGTTCCTTTCCAAGTGTAACCTCAAATGCCACACTCGCGGGGGCCTTGTTATGTTTGATTACCC GATGGACGAAGGAGCTGATATGCACAGTCTCCTCATGACCGACAACAACACCTTGCTCATGGGTGGATTACAAAACTATGCAGTTGAACTTGACTTGAATACAGTTCAAGAAACTCAAAAG TTCACTGTTGAGGTACCTGGAGTAGCAATAATGCGCCAAACCGGTCGTTTCTTCTTCTGCGGACACACTTCTGGCAGG ATAACCCTTCGGGACTTGCGTAGCTTCAAGACGGAGCACGAGTTCGACGCGTTCTCTGGCAGCCTCTCAGACTTCGACGTTCACGGAAACCTTCTGGCTGCGTGCGGGTTCTCCAGCCGAGGATTGAACGGGTTGGCGTGTGACCGATTCCTCATGGTGTACGACCTCCGTATGATGCGAGCCGTAACGCCACTTCAGGTGCACGTGGACCCTCTCTTCTTGCGCTTCATTCCGACCTACACGTCACGCCTGGCGATCATCGCACAGACAG GTCAATGCCAGTTCTGCGAGCCCACCGGTCTCGCCAACATGGCGGACATTTTTCACGTCAACACGGTGGGCCAGCTGCTCATGAGTTTTGAGGTATCGTCCAGCAAACAAGCCTTGGCCTTCGGGGACTCCGGGGGATGCGTGCACCTGTGGTCCGACGCTCCTGAGGTTTCATTTAATGACTACTCCCGGGAGACGGAGTTTGCTCTGCCATGCCTCGTGGACTCGCTGCCTCAGCTGGACTGGAACCACGACCTGCTGCCCCTCTCGCTTATCCCCACGCCGCTGACCAGCACGGAGCATCTGCTGTCGGACTGGTCCGCTGCAACGGCTACACCCAGCCCCAG ACGAGCTCCTCCTGTGGACCCAGAGATCCTGCGCACCATGAAAACCGTCGGCTTCATCGGTTACGCAGCAAATCCTCGTACCCGCCCTCGGAACCAG GTTCCTTACAAAATTAAAGACGTGGAACTGGATTATGATAACTACAACCAGGTCCCTGAATCACCGATCGGACGTGATGAAGAGCCACACCTCTACATGGTGCCCAAAAAGTACAGAAAG GTCACAATTAAATACTCTAAACTTGGACTGGAGGACTTTGACTTCAAACATTACAACAGAACCTTGTTTGCTGGTCTGGAGCCTCACATCCCCAACGCCTACTGCAACTGCATGATCCAG GTGTTGTATTTCCTGGAGCCAATCCGGTGTCTAGTGCAGAACCATTTGTGCCAGAAGGAGTTCTGCTTGGCCTGTGAGCTCGGATTCCTCTTCCACATGTTGGATTTGTCCCGAGGAGATCCATGTCAG GCTAGTAACTTCCTCCGAGCGTTTCGTACCATCCCCGAAGCCTCGGCGCTAGGTCTGATCCTCGCAGACTCAGACGAGCAAACGGGGAAGGCCAGACTCGGCCGCTTAATCCAGAGCTGGAACCGCTTCATCCTCACACAGCTCCACCAGGAGACGCAGGAGCAGGAGGGCCCGCAGGCCTACAGGGGAGCCAGCAGCAG TTCTCTGGGTTCCTCTGGTGAGTCCGCCATCGGAAAACTGTTTGGATGTGAAGTTGAGAACAGCAGTCTGTGTCGCTGTGGCAAGGAGACGGTCCGCTCCTCCCTCACGCTGCTCTTCACCATGCATTACCCCGAACAGAACTCTCAAG AGAAAACAATAAAGGAATACGACTTTGCTGAGATCTTGAAGAAGAGCATCTGTCTGGAGCAGAGCACTCAGGCGTGGTGTGAAAACTGTGAGAAGTATCAACCCACA GTGCAGACACGCAACATTCGATGTCTTCCAGATGTTCTGGTCATCAACTGTGAGGTGAACAGTGCTAAAGAGGCTGAATTCTGGAAGGTCCAGGCAGAG TACGCCTTCAATAAGGCCATGCAGAAAGAGGCGATGGAACCTGCAAAACCTAAAGAGCCCCCCCCGCCCATGCCCACCGAGTGGTGCTTGGA CGGGGAGGACGGATGCAGCATGGAGGGCTTCACCTTTGACACGCGGGCGGAGGATCTGCGACACGTCTGGATCCCGATGGCTCTCAAGATGTCCATCAGCAAAAGTCAGGGACTGGAGATCGGCAGCTGGCctgaaggagaggag TTAAGTGctgccgaggaggaggagggcgccTCCGTCTACGACTTGGTGGTCACGGTGCCTCACGTCCTGGACGCTCGTACGGGTGGCAACTTGGTCGCACACATCAAAGTGGGAGAGACGTACCATCAAAGAAAAGAG GGAGTCACACATCAGCAGTGGTACCTCTTCAATGACTTCTTAATTGAGCCAATTGACAAG ACTGAAGCTGCTCAGTTTGATGTGAGCTGGAAAGTGCCAGGCATTCTGTATTACGCCAAGAGGAACTACCACACCAAATACGACCTCCGCA TTAAGAACCCCATAGACGCCAGCGTGCTGCTGACGGAGGCCTCGCTGGCTCGGAAGCAGAGGAAGAGTCACGCCACTTTCATCCCCCTCATGGTCAGCGAGATGCCGCAGGCCGGCGACTTGGTGGGGCTGGACGCCGAGTTTGTCACGCTCAACCAG GAAGAGGCAGAGCTTCGCAGTGACGGCACCAAGTCGACCATCAAGCCCAGTCAGATGTCTGTGGCCAGGATCACCTGTGTGAGGGGTCAGGGGACCAATGAGGGGGTGCCCTTCATCGACGACTACATCTCCACTCAGGAGCAG GTGGTCGACTATTTGACACAATATTCTGGCATCAAACCGGGAGACCTGGATGCAAAGATTTCTTCAAAGCATTTGACCACGCTGAAGTCCACTTACTTAAAGCTGCGCTTCCTCATCGACACGGGAGTTCGCTTCGTCGGTCACGGCCTGCAGAAGGACTTTCGGGTTATTAATCTACTG GTTCTGAAAGACCAAGTCATCGACACCGTCTACCTGTTCCATTTACCCCGCAAGAGGATGATTTCGCTGAGATTTCTCGCCTGGTACTTTCTAG ACCTCAGCATCCAGGGGGAAACCCACGACAGCATAGAGGACGCACGCACCGCTCTGCAGCTGTACAGGAAGTACCTGGAGCTGAGTCGTGGAGGGGGGAACGACGAAGTGAGGAAGGTCCTGAAGGGACTCTACGAAAAAGGCCGCCAGCTGGACTGGAAAGTCCCGGAGTCGGACGCAGGAGATGGTCAAGGTAGCCCAAAAA GTGCTGCTGTGTTTCCCTCTGTGATGGGGCTGTGA
- the pan2 gene encoding PAN2-PAN3 deadenylation complex catalytic subunit PAN2 isoform X3: MMNFDGLDAGMGEYPPSLHGTLDAGMEPSMDPHLNPSLLQAVELDPEGLAGTGPEPVHLMEGMFSELHSAVSEVGIPVTATHFDLQEEMLWMGNHRGHVTSFFGPTMGRHSSFQAHASDDIRHIQSLETGVLFLSKCNLKCHTRGGLVMFDYPMDEGADMHSLLMTDNNTLLMGGLQNYAVELDLNTVQETQKFTVEVPGVAIMRQTGRFFFCGHTSGRITLRDLRSFKTEHEFDAFSGSLSDFDVHGNLLAACGFSSRGLNGLACDRFLMVYDLRMMRAVTPLQVHVDPLFLRFIPTYTSRLAIIAQTGQCQFCEPTGLANMADIFHVNTVGQLLMSFEVSSSKQALAFGDSGGCVHLWSDAPEVSFNDYSRETEFALPCLVDSLPQLDWNHDLLPLSLIPTPLTSTEHLLSDWSAATATPSPRRAPPVDPEILRTMKTVGFIGYAANPRTRPRNQVPYKIKDVELDYDNYNQVPESPIGRDEEPHLYMVPKKYRKVTIKYSKLGLEDFDFKHYNRTLFAGLEPHIPNAYCNCMIQVLYFLEPIRCLVQNHLCQKEFCLACELGFLFHMLDLSRGDPCQASNFLRAFRTIPEASALGLILADSDEQTGKARLGRLIQSWNRFILTQLHQETQEQEGPQAYRGASSSSLGSSGESAIGKLFGCEVENSSLCRCGKETVRSSLTLLFTMHYPEQNSQEKTIKEYDFAEILKKSICLEQSTQAWCENCEKYQPTVQTRNIRCLPDVLVINCEVNSAKEAEFWKVQAEYAFNKAMQKEAMEPAKPKEPPPPMPTEWCLDGEDGCSMEGFTFDTRAEDLRHVWIPMALKMSISKSQGLEIGSWPEGEELSAAEEEEGASVYDLVVTVPHVLDARTGGNLVAHIKVGETYHQRKEGVTHQQWYLFNDFLIEPIDKTEAAQFDVSWKVPGILYYAKRNYHTKYDLRIKNPIDASVLLTEASLARKQRKSHATFIPLMVSEMPQAGDLVGLDAEFVTLNQEEAELRSDGTKSTIKPSQMSVARITCVRGQGTNEGVPFIDDYISTQEQVVDYLTQYSGIKPGDLDAKISSKHLTTLKSTYLKLRFLIDTGVRFVGHGLQKDFRVINLLVLKDQVIDTVYLFHLPRKRMISLRFLAWYFLDLSIQGETHDSIEDARTALQLYRKYLELSRGGGNDEVRKVLKGLYEKGRQLDWKVPESDAGDGQGSPKSAAVFPSVMGL, translated from the exons ATGATGAACTTTGACGGTCTCGACGCCGGGATGGGTGAGTACCCGCCCAGCCTTCACGGGACTCTGGACGCGGGTATGGAGCCCTCCATGGACCCCCACCTGAACCCCAGTTTACTGCAGGCTGTGGAGCTGGACCCGGAGGGGCTGGCCGGGACGGGCCCCGAGCCTGTGCACCTCATGGAGGGGATGTTTTCAGAGCTACACAGTGCAGTGTCAGAAGTTGGCATCCCGGTCACTGCAACACATTTTGATCTTCAGGAGGAAATGCTCTGGATGGGAAACCACAGA GGTCACGTAACCTCGTTCTTCGGACCTACAATGGGCCGCCATTCTTCTTTCCAAGCACATGCATCAGATGACATCCGACACATTCAGAGTTTGGAAACAGGCGTCCTGTTCCTTTCCAAGTGTAACCTCAAATGCCACACTCGCGGGGGCCTTGTTATGTTTGATTACCC GATGGACGAAGGAGCTGATATGCACAGTCTCCTCATGACCGACAACAACACCTTGCTCATGGGTGGATTACAAAACTATGCAGTTGAACTTGACTTGAATACAGTTCAAGAAACTCAAAAG TTCACTGTTGAGGTACCTGGAGTAGCAATAATGCGCCAAACCGGTCGTTTCTTCTTCTGCGGACACACTTCTGGCAGG ATAACCCTTCGGGACTTGCGTAGCTTCAAGACGGAGCACGAGTTCGACGCGTTCTCTGGCAGCCTCTCAGACTTCGACGTTCACGGAAACCTTCTGGCTGCGTGCGGGTTCTCCAGCCGAGGATTGAACGGGTTGGCGTGTGACCGATTCCTCATGGTGTACGACCTCCGTATGATGCGAGCCGTAACGCCACTTCAGGTGCACGTGGACCCTCTCTTCTTGCGCTTCATTCCGACCTACACGTCACGCCTGGCGATCATCGCACAGACAG GTCAATGCCAGTTCTGCGAGCCCACCGGTCTCGCCAACATGGCGGACATTTTTCACGTCAACACGGTGGGCCAGCTGCTCATGAGTTTTGAGGTATCGTCCAGCAAACAAGCCTTGGCCTTCGGGGACTCCGGGGGATGCGTGCACCTGTGGTCCGACGCTCCTGAGGTTTCATTTAATGACTACTCCCGGGAGACGGAGTTTGCTCTGCCATGCCTCGTGGACTCGCTGCCTCAGCTGGACTGGAACCACGACCTGCTGCCCCTCTCGCTTATCCCCACGCCGCTGACCAGCACGGAGCATCTGCTGTCGGACTGGTCCGCTGCAACGGCTACACCCAGCCCCAG ACGAGCTCCTCCTGTGGACCCAGAGATCCTGCGCACCATGAAAACCGTCGGCTTCATCGGTTACGCAGCAAATCCTCGTACCCGCCCTCGGAACCAG GTTCCTTACAAAATTAAAGACGTGGAACTGGATTATGATAACTACAACCAGGTCCCTGAATCACCGATCGGACGTGATGAAGAGCCACACCTCTACATGGTGCCCAAAAAGTACAGAAAG GTCACAATTAAATACTCTAAACTTGGACTGGAGGACTTTGACTTCAAACATTACAACAGAACCTTGTTTGCTGGTCTGGAGCCTCACATCCCCAACGCCTACTGCAACTGCATGATCCAG GTGTTGTATTTCCTGGAGCCAATCCGGTGTCTAGTGCAGAACCATTTGTGCCAGAAGGAGTTCTGCTTGGCCTGTGAGCTCGGATTCCTCTTCCACATGTTGGATTTGTCCCGAGGAGATCCATGTCAG GCTAGTAACTTCCTCCGAGCGTTTCGTACCATCCCCGAAGCCTCGGCGCTAGGTCTGATCCTCGCAGACTCAGACGAGCAAACGGGGAAGGCCAGACTCGGCCGCTTAATCCAGAGCTGGAACCGCTTCATCCTCACACAGCTCCACCAGGAGACGCAGGAGCAGGAGGGCCCGCAGGCCTACAGGGGAGCCAGCAGCAG TTCTCTGGGTTCCTCTGGTGAGTCCGCCATCGGAAAACTGTTTGGATGTGAAGTTGAGAACAGCAGTCTGTGTCGCTGTGGCAAGGAGACGGTCCGCTCCTCCCTCACGCTGCTCTTCACCATGCATTACCCCGAACAGAACTCTCAAG AGAAAACAATAAAGGAATACGACTTTGCTGAGATCTTGAAGAAGAGCATCTGTCTGGAGCAGAGCACTCAGGCGTGGTGTGAAAACTGTGAGAAGTATCAACCCACA GTGCAGACACGCAACATTCGATGTCTTCCAGATGTTCTGGTCATCAACTGTGAGGTGAACAGTGCTAAAGAGGCTGAATTCTGGAAGGTCCAGGCAGAG TACGCCTTCAATAAGGCCATGCAGAAAGAGGCGATGGAACCTGCAAAACCTAAAGAGCCCCCCCCGCCCATGCCCACCGAGTGGTGCTTGGA CGGGGAGGACGGATGCAGCATGGAGGGCTTCACCTTTGACACGCGGGCGGAGGATCTGCGACACGTCTGGATCCCGATGGCTCTCAAGATGTCCATCAGCAAAAGTCAGGGACTGGAGATCGGCAGCTGGCctgaaggagaggag TTAAGTGctgccgaggaggaggagggcgccTCCGTCTACGACTTGGTGGTCACGGTGCCTCACGTCCTGGACGCTCGTACGGGTGGCAACTTGGTCGCACACATCAAAGTGGGAGAGACGTACCATCAAAGAAAAGAG GGAGTCACACATCAGCAGTGGTACCTCTTCAATGACTTCTTAATTGAGCCAATTGACAAG ACTGAAGCTGCTCAGTTTGATGTGAGCTGGAAAGTGCCAGGCATTCTGTATTACGCCAAGAGGAACTACCACACCAAATACGACCTCCGCA TTAAGAACCCCATAGACGCCAGCGTGCTGCTGACGGAGGCCTCGCTGGCTCGGAAGCAGAGGAAGAGTCACGCCACTTTCATCCCCCTCATGGTCAGCGAGATGCCGCAGGCCGGCGACTTGGTGGGGCTGGACGCCGAGTTTGTCACGCTCAACCAG GAAGAGGCAGAGCTTCGCAGTGACGGCACCAAGTCGACCATCAAGCCCAGTCAGATGTCTGTGGCCAGGATCACCTGTGTGAGGGGTCAGGGGACCAATGAGGGGGTGCCCTTCATCGACGACTACATCTCCACTCAGGAGCAG GTGGTCGACTATTTGACACAATATTCTGGCATCAAACCGGGAGACCTGGATGCAAAGATTTCTTCAAAGCATTTGACCACGCTGAAGTCCACTTACTTAAAGCTGCGCTTCCTCATCGACACGGGAGTTCGCTTCGTCGGTCACGGCCTGCAGAAGGACTTTCGGGTTATTAATCTACTG GTTCTGAAAGACCAAGTCATCGACACCGTCTACCTGTTCCATTTACCCCGCAAGAGGATGATTTCGCTGAGATTTCTCGCCTGGTACTTTCTAG ACCTCAGCATCCAGGGGGAAACCCACGACAGCATAGAGGACGCACGCACCGCTCTGCAGCTGTACAGGAAGTACCTGGAGCTGAGTCGTGGAGGGGGGAACGACGAAGTGAGGAAGGTCCTGAAGGGACTCTACGAAAAAGGCCGCCAGCTGGACTGGAAAGTCCCGGAGTCGGACGCAGGAGATGGTCAAGGTAGCCCAAAAA GTGCTGCTGTGTTTCCCTCTGTGATGGGGCTGTGA